The Humulus lupulus chromosome 4, drHumLupu1.1, whole genome shotgun sequence genome has a window encoding:
- the LOC133832203 gene encoding uncharacterized protein LOC133832203: protein MDKIMLFVVFNGRWNANNKYIDHEVKILMVEKDIKYVELVNKIYKELRLNERLISTNLIFDANMDTSKGMKIESDENLQVYLNLNRTMEELKKCPLIVEVEQRNQTISLPREASIPSALASNATSHSLTLTDPNTNTASTSKMKSASTQESNKITEHGQEAQSPLHVLPNMEIEDIRFNYVFKNKTDLKHTLAKIAIKKHFQYRIEKSCSEAFWAKCIDGNCGWYVRARSSKVSDYFRVIKYHKHHTCSLNHINFENRQASAKVISSYFKEKFRDPGSTYRPRQIIRDMRDEHGVGVTYNKAWRAKTLAIDDVRGSNEESYALLPSYLYMLQLANPGTITRVCKDEENRFKYMFIAFGASLDGWKQCRPVIVVDGTFLKTKCGGTLYAACVKDGNNQISPLAFGIADSENDNAWIWFFTRLIEAIGDRENLCIVFDRHKSIKNAVEQVYPGVYHGVCLYHLKQNLRTKFRGLHVHAIFETASRAYSAQEYYSAMAELQKISPEMTTYLLEAKPEKWVRPFFPMKRYNILTSNIVESINAAIVHARELPITSLIEAIREVLQRWFSTRKEAAINQFIEVTKWANDEMGIKLDVVFRMKVDAIDAMKSSVTYGDRVFVVDLEKHMCTCNEFQLEGIPCAHVIATIESKYLDKYKFCSNWYKNSVLKETYAGSINPLPDKVDWSVPDEIIGDSMKAPKFKSKDYKDAMLYIFVALWTCG, encoded by the exons ATGGATAAGATAATGTTATTTGTAGTTTTTAACGGAAGATGGAATGCAAACAACAAATATATTGATCATGAAGTGAAAATATTGATGGTGGAAAAGGATATCAAGTACGTGGAATTGGTAAACAAGATATACAAAGAGCTCAgattgaatgaaagattgatttcaaCAAACTTGATTTTTGATGCAAATATGGATACAAGCAAAGGAATGAAGATAGAAAGTGATGAGAATTTACAAGTTTATCTAAACTTGAACAGGACTATGGAAGAGTTGAAAAAATGTCCTCTCATTGTTGAAGTAGAACAGAGAAACCAAACCATTTCTTTGCCAAGAGAAGCTAGCATTCCATCTGCTTTAGCAAGCAATGCAACAAGTCACAGTTTGACTCTCACAGACCCCAATACGAATACTGCAAGCACTAGCAAGATGAAGAGCGCCTCAACACAAGAATCCAACAAAATTACAGAACACGGACAAGAAGCTCAATCACCTCTGCATGTGTTGCCAAATATGGAGATTGAAGACATAAGattcaattatgttttcaagaATAAGACTGATCTAAAACACacacttgcgaaaatagccatcaagaaacACTTTCAGTACAGAATTGAAAAATCATGTTCAGAAGCATTTTGGGCAAAATGCATAGATGGAAATTGTGGTTGGTATGTACGTGCAAGAAGCTCAAAAGTATCAGACTACTTTCGAGTTATCAAATACCATAAACACCACACATGCTCCTTAAAtcacataaattttgaaaatagacaaGCAAGTGCAAAAGTCATCAGTAGTTACTTCAAAGAGAAGTTTCGTGACCCAGGATCAACCTATCGACCAAGGCAAATAATACGAGACATGAGAGATGAACATGGGGTAGGTGTAACATACAATAAAGCATGGAGAGCAAAAACACTTGCAATTGATGATGTTAGAGGGTCAAATGAGGAAAGTTATGCATTGTTACCTTCATATTTGTATATGCTACAGTTGGCCAACCCAGGAACTATCACAAGAGTATGTAAAGATGAAGAAAACAG GTTTAAATACATGTTTATTGCTTTTGGGGCTTCATTAGATGGATGGAAGCAATGTAGACCAGTTATAGTGGTAGATGGAACATTTTTAAAGACGAAATGTGGAGGTACACTGTATGCAGCTTGTGTTAAAGATGGAAACAATCAAATTTCTCCGCTCGCCTTTGGAATTGCGGATTCAGAAAATGACAATGCATGGATATGGTTCTTTACAAGACTAATAGAAGCAATAGGAGATCGAGAAAACTTGTGCATAGTATTTGACAGGCATAAAAGCATCAAAAATGCAGTTGAACAAGTGTATCCTGGTGTATATCATGGAGTTTGTCTTTATCATTTGAAGCAAAATCTAAGGACTAAGTTTAGGGGATTACATGTGCATGCCATATTTGAAACTGCTTCAAGAGCGTACTCAGCTCAAGAATATTATTCTGCCATGGCTGAATTACAGAAAATTAGCCCTGAAATGACCACTTATCTTTTGGAAGCAAAACCAGAAAAATGGGTTCGGCCATTCTTTCCAATGAAAAGGTATAACATTCTTACAAGTAACATTGTCGAATCTATAAATGCAGCAATTGTGCATGCGAGAGAATTGCCTATAACGTCGTTAATAGAAGCTATAAGAGAGGTGCTTCAAAGATGGTTTTCAACAAGAAAAGAAGCAGCAATCAACCAATTTATTGAAGTGACAAAATGGGCGAATGATGAAATGGGGATCAAACTTGATGTGGTATTTCGAATGAAG GTAGATGCAATTGATGCAATGAAATCTAGTGTCACATATGGTGATCGAGTGTTTGTTGTTGACTTGGAAAAACATATGTGCACATGTAATGAATTTCAACTAGAGGGAATTCCATGTGCACATGTTATTGCAACAATTGAAAGCAAGTACTTGGACAAGTACAAATTTTGCTCAAATTGGTATAAAAATTCTGTTTTGAAAGAGACATATGCAGGATCAATTAATCCTCTTCCAGATAAAGTTGATTGGAGTGTCCCAGATGAAATTATAGGAGATAGCATGAAAGCTCcaaaattcaaa TCTAAAGACTATAAAGATGCAATGTTATACATATTTGTTGCGTTGTGGACTTGTGGATAA